GGTGTTATCTTGCGCGACAAGCCCGGCAAGTACTTACTACGGTAATCGAATAATTCTTTCCCCTTTTTTATTTCGGTTGGAGGAAGTGCAATTGCTGCTTTTCCGCTAGCACCCATTTCGTTTTGTAGCACAATACAACTAAACTCACGTCCTTCAATAAATCCTTCCACCACCACTCGCTCATCTGCATCAAGCGACTCGATGCGTAAGTTTTCGCCTTCGTTTAGGTGTGTGTTAAGATACTCTATCAAATCAGCCGGATGGTATATTTTTACTTCTCCAATTTTTACAGGAATACCTATGCCTTCGCGGATATCGCTAAGGCTGTGAATAAATTCGGATTTATCCCAATCATTGAGTTTGCCCCAATCGTTAAAATCGATTTCATGAATGAAAAAGCTTTTGTTGACTGCCTTTCTAAACTCCGCTTCATTGGCAGCATTCATAATACTTACTCCAATTGAAGAGCCTTGTGTAGATGCCTTAATCACACAAGGAAAATGAATCTGCGATTTTGCTTTTTCGTAGTATTCGTGCTGCTTTCCTTTGAGCCAATCCGCTCTATCAATCACAAAAAAATCAGGACTTGCAAATCCGGCTGCTTGCATTAATTGCTTTTGTAGCGCTTTATCGATTCCAATTTTTGATGGCTCAATTCCGGAGCCCGAATATGGGATATCCACCGATTGAAGCAATTCCTGCACTTTTCCATCTTCCCCATAAGGGCCATGCAAACACAAAAAAGCGAAATCGAAATACTGTTTAAACTCTTTTGGTTCGATGCGTACCCCGAGGGTATCAATCAATTGCTCCTGTTCCTTTAAAGTTAAATCACCCAAGCTTTCGGCATAAATTTGAAATTCGCCTGAAGTTGCTGGGATATGGCTTGCGGGAGGATAAAAATCACGTATGCTGCCTTTGTACACAAACTCCCAATTAAGGAGTATAAAATTCCCAAAACTATCAACAAACAAAGGAACCGGCTCAAAAAGTGCCTTGTTTAAATTATCATATACGGTACGGCCGCCGGCAAAGGAAATTTCGCGCTCCTTGCTGAATCCACCAAAAACGATTGCTGTTCTTATCTTCATAGGGTAAAAAAACGTGTAAAGATAATTAATGTGAAGGGATTTTCAAGTTGTAAATTTTGCGGGTAAAAAGGGCTTTAATCAAACTAAAGTTTAATTGAAAATAATGAAATAGTTACTTAGCTGTGTGCGAAAAAGTTCAATCAAAAAAGCTTCTCTGCAAATCCGTATGCTTGCAGGGAAGTATTCCTTTGGAGTGCAAATGCTTCCTGTTTCAAAAAACAAAATGAAATAAGTTGCTTCTAATAGTCCTATAAATAAAAAACCCACAAAGCTAGGCTTCGTGGGCACTGTGTGGTGCAGAAAATAAAAAAAGATAAGTTATTGCTTAACCACCTTAAAGGTTTGTTTGCGTGGTTCACCTAATTCTAAAAAATAAAGTCCACTTGAAAGTGTATTTACCTGAATACTATTTTCGTTATCAGAAATGTATCCACTTAAAACATTTCTTCCGGAGTTGTCTGATATTTTGTATACTTCATTCTGTAAAGATTTTTCGGTTCTGATATATAGTTTATCGTTGAAAGGATTGGGGTAAGGAAACCAACCAAAAGGATCTTTCAGTTCCTCAGACATTGTTGCAATACCTGTAAGCACCCATAATTCACGCCCATAAGTTCCCGGATTGGACATTGAAAATATATAATTTCCATTCACTAAATTCCACTGTCCAATTCCATTGGAAGTTCCTCCAATGTTTGATGCCTTTACCGTCCCTATTGCTGTTCCATCGGTTTTCCAAAGCTCATAATTGGTTCCATTGTTGGTAGCAACAAAAAACATTGTGCTTCCGTTTGAATAACTGAAATCATTGGCAGTATTTATACCAGAACCCGTTCCGGCATTTATATTACTTAAAAAACTTGTTCCGGCAAGCGTTCCATCTGTTACATAGAGCTCTCTTCCAACGGTACTGGAATTACTCATCGAAAAAACAAACTTTCCATTTACTTCATTCCATTGTCCAATTCCATTGGAAGTCCCACCTTGGTTGGTAAGTTTTATGGTTCCCGCGGTGGTGCCATCGGTTTTCCATAGTTCATAGGTTGTTCCATTGTTTGTTGCTACAAAATACATAGTGCTACCATTTGAGTAACTGAAATCAATGGAAGTATTTATACCAGAACCCGCTCCGGCATTTATATTACTTAATAAACTTGTTCCGGCAAGCGTTCCATCTGTTACATAGAGCTCTCTTCCAACTGTATTGGAATTACTCATCGAAAAAACATATTTACCATTTACAGCATTCCATTGTCCAATTCCATTGGAAGTCCCACCTTGGTTGGTAAGTTTTATGGTTCCCGCGGTGGTGCCATCGGTTTTCCATAGTTCATAGGTTGTTCCATTGTTTGTTGCTACAAAATACATAGTGCTACCATTTGAGTAACTGAAATCAATGGAAGTATTTATACCAGAACCCGCTCCGGCATTTATATTACTTAATAAACTTGTTCCGGCAAGCGTTCCATCTGTTACATAGAGCTCTCTTCCAACTGTATTGGAATTACTCATCGAAAAAACATATTTACCATTTACAGCATTCCATTGTCCAATTCCATTGGAAGTCCCACCTTGGTTGGTAAGTTTTATGGTTCCCGCGGTGGTGCCATCGGTTTTCCATAGTTCATAGGTTGTTCCATTGTTTGTTGCTACAAAATACATAGTGCTACCATTTGAGTAACTGAAATCAATGGAAGTATTTATACCAGAACCCGCTCCGGCATTTATATTACTTAATAAACTTGTTCCGGCAAGCGTTCCATCTGTTACATAGAGCTCTCTTCCAACTGTATTGGAATTACTCATCGAAAAACATATTTACCATTTACAGCATTCCATTGTCCAATTCCATTGGAAGTCCCACCTTGGTTGGTAAGTTTTATGGTTCCCGCGGTGGTGCCATCGGTTTTCCATAGTTCATAGGTTGTTCCATTGTTTGTTGCTACAAAATACATAGTGCTACCATTTGAGTAACTGAAATCAATGGAAGTATTTATACCAGAACCCGCTCCGGCATTTATATTACTTAATAAACTTGTTCCGGCAAGCGTTCCATCTGTTACATAGAGCTCTCTTCCAACTGTATTGGAATTACTCATCGAAAAAACATATTTACCATTTACAGCATTCCATTGTCCAATTCCATTGGAAGTCCCACCTTGGTTGGTAAGTTTTATGGTTCCCGCAGTGGTGCCATCGGTTTTCCACAGTTCGTAGGTTGTTCCGTTATCCGTAGCAACAAAATAGGTAATGTTTCCGACAGAATAGCTAAAATCGTTAGCCGCATTAATACCTGACCCGGTTCCCAAATTAATATCCTTTAGCAAGGTAGCCATTTGAGCCTTAATCTCACTGCAACATAGGAGTATGGAAAATATAATAAGAAAACTATTTTTTTTCATATTTGGAATTTTTAGCGATAAAAACAAATATCGGACTAATCGATTAATAAATCCTTACCAATTAATAAGTTTTTATCACTCATTGGAAAGTAATTACATTCATTGGATTCTTGCTGAGGAGCTAGCTTCGTGCGCAAAGTGGAATTTATTGTTTAAAACTTTTGCAGCAAAAACGGCGGTAAGTTGATACCTCTAATTGATTCTTATTTTCTAGATAATGTCTTATCAAAATAATTTTTTTACGAAACTTATTTCTGCTAAATCCAAACTATATGCAAATGAACTTGCAATGTTTCTTTTATCAAATAACTAATGATAATGGAAAAAATGCTTGAGGAAAAATAGTTGTGCGAGGATAAAAAAAAATCCCCTCGAATTCGAGAGGATTTTTTATGCTAATTATTTAGATTTTACTCCACCACCAATTTTTTATGCACTTGTGTATTGTTTACCTGTGCTTCCACCGTATAAATTCCTGAAGCGAATGTAAGCTCAGGTTTAATGTTCGCTGTGCTTTCGCTGCCCGCTTCAATTTTTGCTTGATAAACCAGTTTACCTTGTAAGTCAAAAATGCGCAAAGCAATTTCTGTTGGACCATTCATTAATCCACTAAAACTCAACGACACTTCATTTCCTTTACATGGGTTTGCCAAGATGTTTAATTCTACACCCGTTTGCTCCTCAGCTAAGTTATTAATTTCAGCATCTGAATAACGCGGAATAACTGCAGGTGTAACAACTGTGCAGGCAGGCCCTTCGGCGCTCCATACTCCTCCGGTATTTGAAGCTACCGCAACGGAGTACGTAGTACTGGGAAGCATATTTTGCACGCCGCAACATCCATAGGTTCTTGAAAATTGCCACATGGTATTGGAGTTAAAATTATAGAAGGTTTTATTGTAGCCTGCCGGTCCGGTAACATGGTAGCTGTACATAGATGCTCCCGGTACTGCTGTTACAAAAACATTTGAACTAAAAGTAGGAAGCAAATAGCTGCTACAATAAGCAGGTTGCAAGGAAGTGAGCGGTGTAGCAGGAGTAGTAACGGTGCACACTGCGCCATAGGCTCCAAAAGCGTTTCCAATTTTTGGACTAACTTCCACATCGTAGGTTGTGGAATAGCGTATTCCATTTCCTCCAACAGTCGGTACCCAACTCAAGCGATAATCGGTATTCCCTGAGTTTCGGTAAACCACAGTGGATAAACCTTGACCAACATTGGAAATACGGTATTGATAGTTACTTGCACCCGGCACTGGTACACTAAAAATTTGATCGGAGAGGCTTGTTACACTTGTATTACATGATGTTGGTACTACCAATTGAGTAGCCGGAGTAGCACCAACGGTAACTGTACAAACCGGGCCAAAAGTTCCCCAAACACCCGGCAGTGTTTGTGTTCGACCCACCAGGGCACGCACTTGTACATCGTACGTATACCCATACAATAAGGTAGGAATACTATTATCGTGCGCCCACACTAAGCGATAATCGCGATTGGAATTCATTCTTCTCCAGTTGTGATCATAAGCTTGTGCAACATTCACAATGCGGTATTCATAATCGTTGGCACCATGAATTACATCGCTAAAAAGTTGTGTATTTAAATCGGTTATAATACTGTTACAGGAGCCCACACTGAGTTGTGTTGTAGGGAATGGACCAAGAGTTACATTGCAAATTGGTCCGTAGGAATACCAAAGACCACCCACTTTAGCAGAAATTGAAACTTTATAAGTATTTCCAAACAGCACTCCCGGAGCCCACATCATACGAAAATCATTTGCCGGTTGATTACGGTTAAATGTGTTGTTAAAACTCAAGCCAACATTCACTACTTTATATCTATAATCAGTAGCACCGGGAATAGTTGTAATAAAAATTTGATCATACAATGTTCCTAAAGTAGTGCCACATGAACCTAAGGTTAAGGAGGTAATGTAATTAATACTGGTATTTAATAAAACCGTAAAATTACTGTTGTTATAATTAGCAACTAATAAATCACTTTTTGAATCGGCGTTAACCAATGCGCTCACAATTCCGGAAGAACCCACACCCGAAAATTGATTTACTGCAGTTGCGAAAGTTCCATCCTGATTATTAATAAATACCGAAACGGTAGCTGAAGTAGCATTGGCAACAGCAATGTCGGCATAGCCATCTAAATCATAATCGGCTGTAGTAACGCTATAGGGTAAAATACCGGTACTGTAATTCACCGTTGAAGCAAATGAACCGGCACCATTTCCAATCAGCACCGACATATTATTTGATCCGCTATTGGCAACTGTAATATCGGCATTTCCATCGGCATTAAAATCAGCAGTGCTAATGTCATAGGTAAAAGTACCCACTGCAAAATTAGTAACAGCGCCAAAAGAACCAGCTCCATTACCTAGGCGCACCGATACATTTCCGGCATCGTAATTAGCGGTGGCAATATCTAAAAAGGTATCGTTATTAAAATCACCTTTAGTAACACTGTTAGGGCCCAAGGCGGTAGAAAAATTTACACGTGCTGCAAACGAACCCAAGCCATTACCGGCATAAAAAGAAAATGTATTGTCAGAATAATTTGTCACTACAACATCCGCAGCTAAATCGCCATTAAAATCACCTGTAACAATACCGGTAGGGAAATTACCAGTTGCAAAATTCACTGCGGCAGCAAAGGAGCCTGCTCCATTACCAATCAGCAGTGATAAGGTATTGCTTCCTGAATTAGTTACCACAACGTCCATTTTGGTATCACCGTTAAAATCGGCCACAGCAATAGCAAATGGATTGGTGCCGACAGCAAAATTCGAATTGGTTCCAAAACCACCTAATCCATCACCGGCCAGGAAGGAAACGCTGTTATTATCGAAATTACAAGTCACTACATCCAATTTAGAATCGCCATTAAAATCAGCAGATTCTAAATCTAAAGTACCTTGTGCACCTTTATAATTTGGTGCTGCTACTAACTTTCCTGCGGTGGCACCCAACATCATCGAAACAGATCCGCTGGCATAATTCACGATTGCATAATCCAATTTCGAATCGGCATTAAAATCATGTGAAATTACGCGAAAGGGATTTGCTCCTGTGGAATATCTCGGTTGTTCGGTAAAAGAGCCTAATCCATTTCCAAATAAAAGAGAAAGCGAATTACTGCTATAATTAGTTACTGCTAAATCCAATTTTCCATCTGCATTTGCATCCGCAATATCAATTCCGGTGGGTGCTGTACCAACATCAAAATTAGTGGCAGCGCCAAATGTTCCATTGCCATTGCCAAGCATAACCGAAGCTTTTGCGGCGGTAGAACACACAATTATTAAATCGATATTTAAATCACCGTTCACATCCGCTGCAGCGCCAGAAAATGGGCCGGCAAGTGTAGCAACATTAGAAGCAGCGCCAAATGTTCCGGTACCGGTTCCCAATAAAATGGAAAAATTATTTGATGTCGTATTGCAACTTACTAAATCTAAAAAAGTATCCCCGTTAAAATCATACACCAGCACATGAATAGGTTGGGTTCCGGTAGCATAATTTACGGCTGCCGAAAAAGAACCTAAGCCATTTCCAAGCAATACCGAAAGGTTATTGGCAGTGCTGTTTGCGCTAACTACATCCAAGTTGCCATCACCATTAAAATCGCCCGTTGCAACAAACGCCGGTCGAGTACCTGTTGCAAAACTAACAGCAGCATTAAAAGTTCCACTGCCTGTTCCACTTAAAAATGAAATGTTGTCACTTAAAAAATTAGCAGTAACAATATCCGGTTTTGAATCGCCATTAAAGTCACCGACAGCAACCCCTTCCGGCTGCGTGCCGACAGCATATGTTACTTGCGTGGCAAAACTTCCAGTACCGGAACCAAGAAGTACCGAAACATTAGCATTGGAAGAATTCACAACGGCCAAATCCATTTTACCATCGGTGTTGAAATCACTTTTGGCAATGGCATAAGGTTGAGAACCAACTGCAACATTTGGTGCAGTGGAAAAGCTTAATTGAGCAAAAACAGAAGTTGTGCATAAGAATGCAACAACGCCGGTGAGTAAGTGTTGAGTAGTTGTTTTTTTCATAGGAATTGTGTGTTAGTAATCAAAAACAAAATTGAACTAGTTGAAATTACGTATTTTTATCTCAGTCGGATTTGTTTCATAACTGAATTCGTATTTTTTTTCGACCATCAGTATTTTTCCTTATGTGAATGGAAAAGCTGTAGTTTTACTGACCTATTTTTCATATATGATTCATACGCTTAAGGTTGGGCATTTGGCAGGGCATACAGCTGCAATTTATAATTTGAGCAAAGGTGCTCATCCGGCTGAAATTTTTTCGTGCGGAAGCGATCGCGTGCTCCTTAATTGGAATTTAAATTTAGGCGTGCCTCAAGTGATTGCAACATTCCCAATGGCCGTTTATTCTATTCTTTATATACACAGCAAACAGTTATTACTCGCCGGTTTGGCGGATGGTGGAATTTCGATTGTGGATTTGATTCAAAAAAAAGAAGTCAAAATATTACAACATCACCATGCTCCTATTTTTGATTTAACTTACAGTGCGGTAAATTCATGCATCGTTGCCGCTTCCGCTGATGGGGCCATTTCATTTATAGATGCTGAGACTTTAACATGTTTTAAAATTGTGAAATTGTGTACGGCAAAAATCAGAAACTTGGCATTAAACGCGGCCGAAACAGAATTGGCTGTAGCATGTGGAGATGGTTCTATACGACTGTTTGAAATGCAAAACCAAAAAGAAAAAATTAGCATTGAAGCGCATCAAGATTCCGCTAACTGTGTGTTATATCACCCAAATGGCAAGTTCCTGCTTTCGGGCGGAAAAGATGCACACTTGTGCGTATGGAAATGCACTGATACCGGCGAACTAATTCTTCACACAAAAATTCCTGCGCACAATTTTGCCTTATACTCACTTGCCTTTCATCCCGATGGAAATTATTTTGCAAGCGGGAGCCGCGATAAAACAATAAAGATTTGGGATGCACATACTTTTGAATTTTTGCTTCGAATAAACAAAGAAAACTACGAAGGGCATTTGAATTCGGTGAATAAGATTTTATGGACGTCCTACAAAAATTGGCTTATCTCTGCCGGTGACGATCGCGCAATATTGTTATGGGAGCTAATGGAGTGAGATAATTTTTAAGCGGTAATAGAAAACACAACCTATGTGCACTATGTGTCTATTGTGGTTAAAAAAAACTACAGCAATCAAATCGCAAGTTAAACCTACTTTTTCTTCTTACTCAAAAATTTAAATCGGCTGCTCACATCACCAAAGAAATCCATCGCTTTTTTGAGCCAATCAAAATAAAGTGAAATGGCAAGGAATAGCGACATGCTCCAAATGACCGATATATTTACCCAAAAGGTATCGAAGTATTGTCCAAATACCCGCTTTCGAGGTGCAAAGAAATGTGCACGAATGAGGCTGTTTTTTGGTGGATCTAAATAAACAGGATTTTTACGTTGAATTAATTTTCCATCTACTTCCACAATCTTATCAAAATCTTGTGCATTAGTTAATAGATCATCTAAACTTTTATTTACATATTTAAATTTCAACTCATTTAAGCGATTTTCACCGTCTTCACGCACTGTTGCAACCACCGCGCTATCCTTAGCAGAATAGGGCGAAACAATCAATTGCTCGGGCATTTTCTCCAAACTGTCGCGAAGTGTTGAATCGGTAGCAATTAAAAGTTTTCTTTTGCGTGCTTCCTGATATTTTTCAAGTGCGGTAGGTTGTTTTGACTCCACTTTTTTACCGGTATACAAATCCATTTGCAAAGGAGTAAGCGTAATCCCTTCGCTACCCAATTTGAAAATGGTTTGATTGGTTAAGGAATCCTTCTTAGCACGGTAAATATTTTCATTGCGAATAAAATACTTTTCCAATTTTTTGGAATTATAATCCTTTAATTTAGCTGAAACATTCAAATCAAATTTAGCCAAGTTGAGTTTATCCATATCACTGAATACAGGGCTATTTACATCCTTTTGATTGTGTAACTCATACTCATTTTTAAGCACGCCTAAATCGTATTCTAAATCGGCAATTTTTGATTTATCGCTACGTTCCTGAATATCGCGGTAAATATTTTCGCAATTGTCCACCTTGGCTTTTAGTGCTTTTAACCAATCATCTTTTCTAAAATTATAAACGTTTATGCTTTTATCGAGCAGGTAAAAATTCTTTTGAAATTCATTCTTCTTAAACTGATTTACTGCCAAAGCTTCAAATGCCCAACGAGAAGTCATTACTTCGCCCGACATAGGAACGGTGCCTTGTGTAGTAATTACCGGATTGAGTTTATCAAATTTTACAATTACACCGCTTAATAAAAGTTGTGGAATAATTAAAAAAGGAATTAAAATATAAATGGTAACCGCAGAATTAAAGCTGGCCGAAATATTTAATCCCAACATATTGGCAAAGCAGCTCGTGGTAAAGAGCACAAACCAGTAATCTAAATACATCCCATTAATTCCTAAGATAGTATTCCCGATAAGTATAAAGGACAGTGTTTGAATGGCAGATAGCACAAACATGATACTTACTTTAGAAAATAAGTAACTCCCTTTACTCAAATTCAAAAAGGATTCGCGCTTTAATATTTTTCGGTCGGCAATAATCTCTTCGGCACTCACGGTGAGGCCTATAAACAAAGCAACCACCACACTCATAAACATATAAGCAGGCATGTTTTCGTTTTCGTAATACACGTAGCCCGCTTTATTGGAAACGTCGCTTTTAAAATAGCGCACCAAATAGGAAAGAATTAAAGCCAATACCGGAGCTTCAAACAAGTTGATAAAAAGGTATTGTTTATTGGTAAGTTTTGAAAGCACATCACGGGTAATGAATACCAAGAATTGCTTTATTTTATTAGGGATACGGAATGTGCTTTTAGGAATTTCAGTTTCCACTTTTGCCGAATCCACTTCGGGCTCAAGCTTGCTTACATAAAACTCATTCCACTCCTTGGGTGATATTTTACGCGTTTGTGTTTGATCGCCATATTCATCCAATACTTTGGATTCGATGATGTTAAAAATTTGCTCCGGATTAACGTTTCCGCAGGTTACACATTCACTTTCATTGGCATTAACATGATTCACCAAGGTTTTGAAATAAATAATGGCTTCCACCGGATTTCCGTTGTAAATAGGATACCCACCCAAATCCAAAATGATGAGCTTATCAAACATCTTAAATATTTCGGAAGAAGGTTGGTGAATTACCACAAATACCAACTTTCCTTTAAGGGCAAGCTCTTTCAGCAAGTCCATTATATTTTCGCTGTCGCGGGATGAAAGTCCGGAAGTTGGTTCATCCACAAATAAAACTGAGGGTTCGCGTATTAATTCAAGGGCTATGTTTAATCGTTTGCGTTGCCCACCACTAATGGTTTTTTCTAAGGGGCTTCCCACTTTTAAATCACGCGTTTCGTATAAGCCAATGCTAGTAAGCAATTCGAGCACCACTCGTGAAATTTCGGGATCCGACAAATTATCGAAACACAGCTTTGCGTTGTAAAATAAATTTTGAAAAACAGTGAGTTGTTCAATCAATAAATCGTCTTGCGAAACGTGGCCGATAACACCTTCAATTTTATTTTTCTCGGTGTGGATATTGATGCCATTAATAAGCACTTCTCCGCTGGAAGGCCTGTCGTTACCGTTTAATATATTAAGTAAAGTTGATTTACCGGCACCACTCCCTCCCATAATCCCGATAAGGGTTCCCGACTCTTCAAACATGTTAAATTTTTGCAAGCCAATCTTGTCGTTTTTGAATCGAAACTCCAAGGATTTAGTTTGAAAAACAATTTTGGAAGCAGTGGTATCCGTCATAAAACAGCTGATGATATCGCTGTAATATATTGGTGAAACCTTGCTGCTGCGTATGGTTGATCCGGGAGTTAAAATGTGCACCTTATCCCCGGTAAGGATTTGGCCATTTAAATACAACTCACTTGTTCCAAAATAGCGTAGCACATACATGCTTACACTGGAAATTTGCAAAACACGTATTTCACCGCTCAGCGTATCCACACACAAGTGGCGACTGCGATCTTCATGTCCTTCTTTTTTATTGTCGATTAACAGTAAATTACTGGAATCGGAGAAGTCGTTCTTACTACTATTGATAAAGGCAGAGCAACGAATAAACTCCTGGTCTTCGATATTAAATACATCGGAAACAGTTTTAACAAATTCGAGTTCTTGCTCGCTGGTTTCTTCGTTAGAATTGATGAACTCAATTAAACGAATAAGCACCACCACTTTTTGTTTTTGAGTAAGCTCTTTGTTAATCTCGGTGCAAATTTTAAGCACCTTAACAGAATTTACGGAGGTTTTCTTTTTTCGTTTTTCGCTGTCGCCTCCCCCTTGGAGTTTTTCTACAAACTCATCAAAGAGCTTGAGGTATTCATCTACCAACTCCTGATTGAGTTGCTGTTTTAAAAAAGATTGAACAATATTTCTACCTGAATTGGTAACTCCATCCACTTTTGCAATAATTGCAAAAAGTTGCATGAGGGCTTTTAATATACGTTCACTCATTTTTTAATACATTTAAAAGTTTTGCGAAAAAAAAAAGACATTACTACACAAGGTAGAATGTCTTTTAAGAGTTTGGCGAAAAAATTATTGTTTGAAACTGATGAGCAATACTGCACAGCCTGAAGTTGCGCTGGTTTTATTCAACTTAGCTTCCATGGTAACTTCCATAGTATTGGTAAATTTAAAATCCCAATACGGTGAATTCATTTGGTCGGCATTGCTAAACAATACATTTCTTTCTTTGTCAAATAATTCAAAAGTTAAGTTGCCATCCGACAATCCGCTACAAGCGGCAATACGGTATTGAGAACCACCATAAAACGTTGCATGAAACTCAGCCACTTCTTTATCCAACAAAAGCGCACGGTATTGTTGTCCATCTGAAATATACTGGTTAGTTAAATTCTTAACACAAGCATTAGCTATGGTATCACATTGTGCGTTTGCTTTATTAGCAAGTACCAACACACAAAAAACGAAAGCAATTTTTGTAAGGATATTTTTCATTTGTTTTTTTTGTTTTTAATGGTCAAATGGATATAGTATCAATCATGTGTAATGACAGTTACAATCCTGCTTATCCAACGATTAAGGTTCTGATATGATTAATTTTTTCGGTTATGGTTTTAAGTTGTGCTTCTGTAATAACTACTTCCGATTTACTGTTAATAGTTGTTACCTTATTTGTTACATCGGTAGTTGGCGCGATGAAAGTGTATTTTTCTTCAATTCCATCAAAATCATACGCTAAATCAATTAGTGCATCTACAAACTCGGTATACTCAGGTTGCTGATAATACGGAGTAAGTAATTTGATAAGGTTATCTAAGGATGATTTTTGTTCTCCAATACGGTTGGCAATGTCTTGATTGGGTTTTGATTTTACTAAACTGGTAGTAAAATATAAACTTTCAACCCATCCACCGGCAATAATTAAAGCACTAACATCCGTTCTTTCGTTATCTTTTAAATAAGAATCGCTTGCGCGGTATGCTGCAGAAGTCATTCCCAATAAGGAATCCTTGTTAGCTAAGTTCCCTTCAAAACGTTTCATTAAGGATGCGTCAAAAGCACCGGAAACGCCAATATCATCGGCTAATTTTTTTACCACTTTCAAATAACCAATTGCATCCTGAGGTTGCTCATAAATAGTAACATAACCTAAGTCAGCACCATACACGCCAAGATTCAAGGCCTTTTTATAATTGGTTGAATAAGAAGTGCTTTTGCTCGCTTGGTTAAGAATTTCTTTTGTGTAGTTAGCACCCAGCTTTTTTAGTAAGAGCGACGTTTCAATTGGCGATGGAATGCTAAAAAGTGCTCCATTTACATTCACCAAATTTGTTTTGGTGCTGTCAACAGCCACCACGTCCTCACTACTTTTTTCTTTGTCGCCACCACCGCAGCTATATA
This portion of the Bacteroidota bacterium genome encodes:
- a CDS encoding ATP-binding cassette domain-containing protein; amino-acid sequence: MSERILKALMQLFAIIAKVDGVTNSGRNIVQSFLKQQLNQELVDEYLKLFDEFVEKLQGGGDSEKRKKKTSVNSVKVLKICTEINKELTQKQKVVVLIRLIEFINSNEETSEQELEFVKTVSDVFNIEDQEFIRCSAFINSSKNDFSDSSNLLLIDNKKEGHEDRSRHLCVDTLSGEIRVLQISSVSMYVLRYFGTSELYLNGQILTGDKVHILTPGSTIRSSKVSPIYYSDIISCFMTDTTASKIVFQTKSLEFRFKNDKIGLQKFNMFEESGTLIGIMGGSGAGKSTLLNILNGNDRPSSGEVLINGINIHTEKNKIEGVIGHVSQDDLLIEQLTVFQNLFYNAKLCFDNLSDPEISRVVLELLTSIGLYETRDLKVGSPLEKTISGGQRKRLNIALELIREPSVLFVDEPTSGLSSRDSENIMDLLKELALKGKLVFVVIHQPSSEIFKMFDKLIILDLGGYPIYNGNPVEAIIYFKTLVNHVNANESECVTCGNVNPEQIFNIIESKVLDEYGDQTQTRKISPKEWNEFYVSKLEPEVDSAKVETEIPKSTFRIPNKIKQFLVFITRDVLSKLTNKQYLFINLFEAPVLALILSYLVRYFKSDVSNKAGYVYYENENMPAYMFMSVVVALFIGLTVSAEEIIADRKILKRESFLNLSKGSYLFSKVSIMFVLSAIQTLSFILIGNTILGINGMYLDYWFVLFTTSCFANMLGLNISASFNSAVTIYILIPFLIIPQLLLSGVIVKFDKLNPVITTQGTVPMSGEVMTSRWAFEALAVNQFKKNEFQKNFYLLDKSINVYNFRKDDWLKALKAKVDNCENIYRDIQERSDKSKIADLEYDLGVLKNEYELHNQKDVNSPVFSDMDKLNLAKFDLNVSAKLKDYNSKKLEKYFIRNENIYRAKKDSLTNQTIFKLGSEGITLTPLQMDLYTGKKVESKQPTALEKYQEARKRKLLIATDSTLRDSLEKMPEQLIVSPYSAKDSAVVATVREDGENRLNELKFKYVNKSLDDLLTNAQDFDKIVEVDGKLIQRKNPVYLDPPKNSLIRAHFFAPRKRVFGQYFDTFWVNISVIWSMSLFLAISLYFDWLKKAMDFFGDVSSRFKFLSKKKK